The following are encoded in a window of Terriglobia bacterium genomic DNA:
- a CDS encoding branched-chain amino acid transaminase: MAIQATEKIWHNGKFILWKDAQVHVMSHVVNYGSSVFEGIRCYAPKNQPAIFRLRDHMQRLLDSAKIYRIELPQSLEQLCDAACELVAVNGVWPCYLRPIVMRGYGEAGVNPFNSPTETYMVNYPWGKYLGKGDVTEGVEACISSWSRIAPNTMPAMAKAGANYMNSQLIKMEAIVNGYVEGIALDVNGYVSEASGANLFMVRKGKLITPPLGNSVLPGITRESILTLAEDIGLPVVEQMVPREMLYIADEVFFCGTASEITPIKSIDKINVNNGKTGPVTLALQREFFGIVNGTAADRHNWFTKVPVKNHAKQAVGA, translated from the coding sequence ATGGCGATTCAAGCGACCGAAAAGATCTGGCACAACGGGAAATTCATCCTTTGGAAAGACGCCCAGGTCCACGTGATGTCTCACGTCGTTAACTACGGTTCTTCCGTATTCGAAGGCATCCGTTGCTACGCTCCCAAGAACCAGCCTGCCATCTTCCGGCTGCGCGACCACATGCAGCGCCTGCTGGACTCCGCCAAGATCTACCGCATTGAGCTTCCCCAGTCGCTGGAGCAGCTGTGCGACGCCGCCTGCGAACTGGTGGCCGTCAACGGCGTCTGGCCGTGCTATCTGCGGCCCATCGTCATGCGCGGCTATGGAGAAGCCGGCGTGAACCCCTTCAATTCGCCTACGGAGACCTACATGGTCAACTATCCGTGGGGCAAATACCTGGGCAAGGGCGATGTCACCGAAGGCGTGGAGGCCTGCATCTCGTCCTGGTCGCGCATCGCGCCCAACACCATGCCTGCCATGGCCAAGGCCGGGGCCAATTACATGAATTCCCAGTTGATCAAGATGGAAGCCATTGTGAACGGCTACGTGGAGGGCATCGCTCTGGACGTGAACGGCTACGTGAGCGAGGCCTCGGGCGCCAACCTGTTCATGGTCCGCAAAGGCAAGCTGATCACGCCGCCGCTGGGCAACTCCGTGCTGCCGGGCATCACCCGCGAATCCATCCTCACCCTGGCTGAAGATATCGGCCTGCCGGTGGTGGAGCAGATGGTTCCCCGCGAAATGCTGTACATCGCCGACGAAGTCTTCTTCTGCGGCACCGCGTCAGAGATCACGCCCATCAAGTCCATTGACAAGATCAACGTCAACAACGGCAAGACCGGACCGGTCACGCTGGCGCTGCAACGCGAGTTCTTCGGCATAGTGAACGGCACGGCCGCTGACCGCCACAACTGGTTCACCAAAGTTCCGGTCAAGAACCACGCGAAACAGGCGGTGGGGGCCTGA